From one Anopheles bellator chromosome 1, idAnoBellAS_SP24_06.2, whole genome shotgun sequence genomic stretch:
- the LOC131205915 gene encoding leucine-rich repeat-containing protein 15-like, with amino-acid sequence MTGGTASNRSALVLVAWLVLLGMPPTFAFCPSLCTCESDRYLRTSCINASLEVVPIQLNPDVRYINLTANQITNVHFTLSFYYQLESLDLSHNRIDSLGSKNFESQEKLRTLNVSHNVLQALQKDAFRGLKRLELLLLSDNLLEQIHPTAFQTLVSLRRLELRNNRLVSLEFGVLKHPTALESLLLENNQLLEVPYEGNLEHLRSLRHLELSTNLIEFVANDSFGALQDLRTLQLAGNVLTELDQGAFNGLTALQLIDLADNNLTTIPTGQLAKLYNLTTLSLSGNSFVQLPAVAFRSLFQLRELHLDRLDRLEHIDPRAFIDNTHLQVLTLDDNPSFEVLPVRLFHGNPHLTDISIRRNALLTLDAVQFPLDRLQRLKLAGNPLVCNCTIRWLWRLVTGTIEDDDDADADGVGFLGRPPPDSNITTVLLIDKDEIGCDLNEDGLVTRRTLRHMSEGDINCPAHLATVLSVLLALVLLLLGAGAVLVYRRRARERKKILQERKNVHERIVPQKVDKLELERYLAQQVLSNDYRELRPPACDLPVRYDLKYPDQTSHPAVGGDQHPDADSDHYENIDYLQHQRVLGNGSATIGAPTTMIGNPFHQLQQAQYAYGHQPQGRQVQPAMTMQHPHKFPHHHPHHHHHQQHHHHHQQQQHPDPGTANMNTLPSAGSTPARSLNNYSPNFFIYVVYSHFVLILLAL; translated from the exons ATGACAGGAGGCACCGCATCAAACCGATCGGCcctggtgttggtggcctGGCTGGTCCTGCTCGGTATGCCGCCGACGTTCGCCTTCTGTCCGTCGCTGTGCACCTGCGAGAGCGATCGCTATCTGCGCACGTCCTGCATCAACGCGTCGCTGGAGGTCGTCCCGATCCAGCTCAATCCGGACGTGCGATACATCAACCTGACCGCGAACCAGATTACGAACGTACACTTCACGCTGTCGTTCTACTATCAGCTCGAGTCGCTCGATCTGTCCCACAACCGGATCGATTCGCTCGGCTCCAAGAACTTCGAGTCGCAGGAAAAACTGCGCACGCTCAACGTGAGCCACAACGTGCTGCAGGCACTGCAGAAGGACGCGTTCCGGGGGTTGAAACGCCTGGAGTTGCTACTGCTCAGTGACAATCTGCTGGAGCAGATCCATCCCACCGCCTTCCAGACGCTCGTCAGCTTGCGACGGCTCGAGCTACGCAACAATCGCCTGGTGAGCCTCGAGTTCGGGGTGTTGAAGCATCCGACCGCCCTGGAGTCGCTGCTACTCGAAAACAACCAACTCTTGGAGGTACCGTACGAGGGGAACCTGGAACACTTGCGATCGTTGCGCCACCTCGAACTGTCCACCAATCTGATCGAGTTCGTGGCGAACGATAGCTTCGGTGCATTGCAAGATCTGCGCACGTTGCAGCTCGCCGGCAACGTGCTGACGGAGCTCGATCAAGGCGCGTTCAACGGGCTAACGGCGTTGCAACTCATCGATCTGGCGGATAACAATCTAACG ACGATCCCCACGGGCCAGCTGGCGAAGCTGTACAATCTCACCACGCTGTCGCTGAGCGGCAACTCGTTCGTGCAACTCCCGGCGGTCGCCTTCCGGAGTCTGTTTCAGCTGCGCGAACTGCACCTGGACCGTCTGGACCGGCTGGAGCACATCGATCCCAG AGCTTTCATCGACAACACCCACCTGCAGGTGTTGACGCTGGACGATAACCCATCGTTCGAGGTGCTTCCCGTGCGCCTGTTTCACGGCAACCCACACCTGACCGACATCTCGATCCGTCGGAATGCGCTCCTCACGCTCGATGCTGTGCAGTTCCCGCTCGATCGGCTGCAGCGCCTAAAGTTGGCCGGCAACCCGCTCGTCTGCAACTGCACCATCCGCTGGCTGTGGCGTCTGGTGACCGGTACGatcgaggacgatgacgatgccgATGCGGACGGCGTGGGATTCCTgggccgaccaccaccggactcCAACATCACGAcggtgctgctgatcgacAAGGACGAGATCGGGTGCGATCTGAACGAGGATGGGCTGGTGACCCGGCGCACGCTACGCCACATGTCCGAGGGGGACATCAACTGTCCGGCTCACCTGGCGACCGTGTTGAGTGTGTTGCTGGCACTGGTCCTACTACTCCTGGGGGCCGGTGCCGTGCTGGTGTACCGTCGGAGGGCTCGCGAACGCAAGAAGATCCTGCAGGAACGCAAGAACGTCCACGAGCGCATCGTTCCGCAGAAGGTGGACAAACTCGAGCTGGAACGCTACCTAGCGCAGCAGGTCCTGTCGAATGATTACCGCGAACTGAGGCCACCGGCTTGCGATCTGCCCGTCCGATACGATCTGAAGTATCCGGACCAAACGTCCCAtccggcggtcggtggcgatCAGCATCCCGATGCGGACTCCGATCACTACGAGAACATCGACTACCTCCAGCATCAGCGAGTGCTGGGCAATGGGtcggccacgatcggtgctccgacgacgatgatcggGAATCCGTTCCACCAGCTACAGCAGGCGCAGTACGCGTACGGACACCAACCGCAAGGACGCCAGGTACAGCCCGCGATGACCATGCAGCATCCGCACAAGTTCCCGCATCACcatccgcaccaccaccaccatcagcagcaccaccaccaccaccagcagcagcagcatccggatccgggaaCCGCGAACATGAACACGTTGCCCTCGGCCGGGTCGACACCGGCCCGGAGCCTCAACAACTATTCGCCCAACTTCTTCATCTACGTCGTGTACTCGCACTTCGTGCTGATCCTGCTGGCGTTATGA